Proteins encoded in a region of the Oscarella lobularis chromosome 17, ooOscLobu1.1, whole genome shotgun sequence genome:
- the LOC136197616 gene encoding uncharacterized protein has protein sequence MASVAVLVSALLLSLFRILLNAIDPYLSRLNIHLVKKPPSSVEKLLATIRAKSGSLPSLAQNPQWRERLQLALDYLRTAEDLTPFGRWTAYKCLLREVNTIQCFETVSRKFPQLAVASHSSRPVFIIGLPRAGTTLLHNLLSLYPNVLYPTKRRGYFADMSSNDAEEASSLDDLRRRMKIASKRFSMGFEVFSKSIVSIPYSVHPISLDEPDECFVLLNKYLFYETLPLLRGLDFMIVADRYEELSDEAYRLYKRDLHVMQSIAFPGERSCFVVKAPYHTPFVHVILRHFPDGTLFVRMHRNPVDVLASGSSLLRALNVPFVRGDASIFRRRVRGTVYGVTKELVRQTPRMPEDTVDVRYETLVRDPIAVCRKIAVRAGMEHTRAMDEKLAAFLAEDKAKRTKAGKHVYTLEEFDPVEVRRDLKEYCEMFGV, from the coding sequence ATGGCCAGTGTCGCAGTTCTCGTCTCTGCCCTTCTTCTAAGCCTCTTTCGCATCCTGCTCAACGCCATCGATCCTTACCTTAGCCGACTAAACATTCACCTAGTCAAAAAGCCTCCATCGTCGGTCGAAAAACTtctcgcgacgattcgcgcCAAATCGGGCTCTCTACCGTCTCTGGCGCAAAATCCCCAGTGGCGAGAGCGTCTCCAGCTGGCACTCGACTACCTCCGCACGGCAGAAGACCTCACCCCATTCGGACGCTGGACAGCGTACAAATGTCTCCTTCGCGAAGTCAACACAATCCAATGCTTCGAAACGGTCTCGCGGAAATTTCCCcaactcgccgtcgcctcccATTCGAGTCGACCCGTCTTCATAATCGGCTTACCACGCGCGGGAACGACCCTACTCCACAATCTTCTATCGCTCTATCCGAACGTTCTCTAtccgacgaaacgtcgaggCTATTTCGCCGAtatgtcgtcgaacgacgccgaagaagcgtcgtcgctcgacgattTGCGTCGGAGAATgaaaatcgcgtcgaaacggtTCTCCATGGGCTTCGAAGTGTTTTCGAAGAGCATCGTTTCGATTCCCTATAGCGTTCATCCCATTTCGCTCGACGAACCAGACGAATGTTTTGTACTGCTGAACAAGTATTTATTCTACGAAACGTTACCCCTTCTTCGTGGTCTCGATTTCATGATCGTTGCCGATCGATATGAGGAACTGTCCGACGAAGCCTATCGTCTGTACAAGAGAGATTTACACGTGATGCAATCGATTGCTTTTCCTGGTGAACGATCTTGTTTCGTTGTCAAAGCGCCGTATCACACGCCGTTTGTTCACGTCATTCTGCGTCATTTTCCCGATGGCACCCTTTTCGTGCGCATGCATCGGAATCCGGTCGATGTCCTTGCTTCGGGTTCATCGCTTCTGCGAGCTCTCAACGTTCCGTTTGTTCGAGGCGATGCTTCGatatttcgacgacgtgtccGAGGGACGGTCTACGGTGTGACTAAAGAGCTAGTCAGACAGACACCACGAATGCCCGAGGAcaccgtcgacgttcgataTGAAACGCTCGTTCGAGATCCCATTGCCGTGTGTAGAAAAATTGCCGTTCGAGCTGGCATGGAACACACGAGAGCGATGGACGAGAAACTGGCAGCGTTTCTGGCCGAGGACAAAGCGAAACGTACCAAAGCCGGCAAGCACGTATACACACTAGAGGAATTTGATCCAGTAGAAGTTCGAAGAGACCTCAAAGAATACTGCGAAATGTTTGGCGTCTAG
- the LOC136197615 gene encoding uncharacterized protein isoform X1 → MAYIVKIVAGSKSKCSDPILHISLQGSKGAIMGIELDEKRCISHQKECFSCGKETSFEIIHDLVGEINLVQIANGTPYLKDNDFGVESVTVEDSSGAVFTFPCNDWLSPNKGDGRESRTLLRGPLVENKTFRKVSQRRYKQLDSLPLDLTQEAALELIKRYATPVCFTNWGKTVHKKSVFAFYPDVILDVQNIIRLASIAGLRVRSCGATHAWSELYADEGQVLIDPQNMGPQSERVTISSDRTKLTVMANATTFMVKEAQLQHKFSLKFNVILDSVTYGGTVNTGCHGVGRGQPALPDLVTELEVVNDQGDLVTYNEESTSAEFMKAVTTNLGLFGFVYKMTLEVEPREIIVETVNDFVKVSNSIADKEKLKQMVENNFSTEIFWFPFNSGLFDLSDVKKAKTLEVVKEESVKKALGSWDPLNDECWVRLINEKPGSFYAFSDIFLSQFFSAFKGGRPAHEIYYFVQYFFDWLSHKFMRAITDVLAAHPHCNPAFTWMSHQALKIKRSTIVQELPHAIHYRKYINLAPVYDIEFAFPVDDDYENVVNACMAVVRLVQARAANGSFPLNICLEMRFMGPSESLLCPATVGQGMPNVGFETAYIEVLSLVNTPEWEDFCGQVATAWRQIGGKENKKPLVHWAKEINPVTNFPQYLWDNNRENMAKFLAHLGSKVDMERRLFFNNFLEGIFFHPTA, encoded by the exons ATGGCCTACATTGTCAAAATCGTTGCCGGAAGCAAATCAAAATGCAGCGACCCTATTCTGCACATATCTCTTCAAGGATCAAAAGGAGCTATCATGGGTATTGAATTGGACGAAAAGCGCTGCATTAGTCACCAGAAAGAATGTTTCTCTTGCGGAAAG gagacgtcgttcgaaatcATTCAcgatctcgtcggcgaaataAATCTCGTGCAAATCGCCAATGGCACTCCTTACCTGAAAGACAACGACTTCGGCGTTGAGTCCGTAACAGTGGAAGACAGCTCAGGAGCGGTTTTCACCTTTCCTTGCAACGATTGGCTCTCGCCGAACAAAGGAGACGGACGCGAATCTCGAACCTTACTTCGCG GACCTCTCGTCGAGAACAAGACCTTTCGAAAAGTCTCGCAACGTCGCTACAAGCAGCTTGATTCTCTACCGCTGGATCTCACCCAAGAAGCAGCTTTAGAGTTAATCAAGCGTTATG CCACTCCCGTGTGCTTTACCAATTGGGGTAAAACCGTCCACAAGAAGAGCGTTTTTGCATTTTACCCCGACGTTATTCTCGACGTTCAAAACATCATTAGATTGGCGTCGATAGCCGGCCTCCGAGTGCGCTCGTGCGGGGCGACCCACGCCTGGTCAGAACTCTACGCCGACGAAGGCCAAGTGCTCATCGATCCGCAGAACATGGGACCGCAATCGGAGCGAGTCACGATCAGCTCGGACCGAACGAAATTGACGGTCATGGCcaatgcgacgacgttcatGGTCAAGGAGGCGCAGCTCCAGCACAAGTTCTCGCTCAAGTTCAATGTCATTCTCGACTCGGTCACGTACGGCGGAACGGTCAACACGGGATGCCAC GGTGTTGGGAGAGGCCAGCCGGCTCTTCCTGATCTCGTCACTGAGCTCGAGGTCGTCAATGACCAAGGTGATCTCGTCACCTATAACGAAGAGTCAACGAGCGCCGAGTTCATGAAAGCTGTCACGACGAATCTCGGTTTATTTGGCTTTGTCTACAAGATGACGCTTGAAGTCGAACCGAGAGAGATTATCGTCGAAACCGTCAACGATTTTGTTAAGGTGAGCAATAGCATCGCCGACAAGGAGAAGCTCAAA CAAATGGTTGAAAACAATTTTTCTACGGAAATATTCTGGTTTCCGTTCAACAGTGGCCTCTTTGACTTGAGTGACGTtaaaaaggcgaaaacgtTAGAGGTCGTAAAGGAGGAATCGGTCAAAAAGGCGTTGGGCTCTTGGGACCCGTTGAACGACGAATGCTGGGTGCGACTTATCAACGAAAAACCAGGTAGTTTTTACGCCTTTTCTGACATATTCTTGAGCCAATTTTTCTCTGCATTCAAAGGCGGACGGCCAGCTCACGAAATATATTATTTCGTTCAATACTTTTTTGACTGGCTGAGTCACAAGTTCATGCGAGCAATTACGGACGTCCTCGCGGCGCATCCTCACTGTAATCCAGCGTTTACTTGGATGTCGCACCAAGCTCTTAAAATCAAGAGATCAAC GATTGTTCAGGAACTTCCACATGCCATTCACTATAGGAAGTACATCAATCTTGCTCCGGTTTACGACATCGAATTCGCTTTCCCCGTCGATGACGATTACGAGAACGTTGTCAATGCGTGCATG GCTGTTGTAAGACTCGTTCAAGCGCGCGCCGCGAACGGCAGTTTTCCCTTGAATATCTGCTTGGAAATGAGGTTTATGGGTCCGAGCGAGAGTCTACTGTGCCCGGCTACCGTTGGACAAGGCATGCCCAATGTCGGATTTGAAACGGCCTATATCGAAGTACTCAGTCTGGTTAATACTCCGGAATGGGAAGACTTTTGTGGACAAGTGGCCACT GCTTGGCGTCAGATCGGCGGAAAGGAAAATAAGAAGCCCTTGGTTCATTGGGCAAAGGAGATAAATCCGGTCACCAATTTCCCCCAGTACTTGTGGGACAATAACAGAGAAAACATGGCGAAGTTTCTCGCTCATCTTGGTTCTAAAGTTGACATGGAacgacgtctcttcttcaacaacTTCCTCGAGGGAATCTTCTTTCATCCCACTGCGTGA
- the LOC136197615 gene encoding uncharacterized protein isoform X2, whose protein sequence is MAYIVKIVAGSKSKCSDPILHISLQGSKGAIMGIELDEKRCISHQKECFSCGKETSFEIIHDLVGEINLVQIANGTPYLKDNDFGVESVTVEDSSGAVFTFPCNDWLSPNKGDGRESRTLLRGPLVENKTFRKVSQRRYKQLDSLPLDLTQEAALELIKRYATPVCFTNWGKTVHKKSVFAFYPDVILDVQNIIRLASIAGLRVRSCGATHAWSELYADEGQVLIDPQNMGPQSERVTISSDRTKLTVMANATTFMVKEAQLQHKFSLKFNVILDSVTYGGTVNTGCHGVGRGQPALPDLVTELEVVNDQGDLVTYNEESTSAEFMKAVTTNLGLFGFVYKMTLEVEPREIIVETVNDFVKVSNSIADKEKLKQMVENNFSTEIFWFPFNSGLFDLSDVKKAKTLEVVKEESVKKALGSWDPLNDECWVRLINEKPGGRPAHEIYYFVQYFFDWLSHKFMRAITDVLAAHPHCNPAFTWMSHQALKIKRSTIVQELPHAIHYRKYINLAPVYDIEFAFPVDDDYENVVNACMAVVRLVQARAANGSFPLNICLEMRFMGPSESLLCPATVGQGMPNVGFETAYIEVLSLVNTPEWEDFCGQVATAWRQIGGKENKKPLVHWAKEINPVTNFPQYLWDNNRENMAKFLAHLGSKVDMERRLFFNNFLEGIFFHPTA, encoded by the exons ATGGCCTACATTGTCAAAATCGTTGCCGGAAGCAAATCAAAATGCAGCGACCCTATTCTGCACATATCTCTTCAAGGATCAAAAGGAGCTATCATGGGTATTGAATTGGACGAAAAGCGCTGCATTAGTCACCAGAAAGAATGTTTCTCTTGCGGAAAG gagacgtcgttcgaaatcATTCAcgatctcgtcggcgaaataAATCTCGTGCAAATCGCCAATGGCACTCCTTACCTGAAAGACAACGACTTCGGCGTTGAGTCCGTAACAGTGGAAGACAGCTCAGGAGCGGTTTTCACCTTTCCTTGCAACGATTGGCTCTCGCCGAACAAAGGAGACGGACGCGAATCTCGAACCTTACTTCGCG GACCTCTCGTCGAGAACAAGACCTTTCGAAAAGTCTCGCAACGTCGCTACAAGCAGCTTGATTCTCTACCGCTGGATCTCACCCAAGAAGCAGCTTTAGAGTTAATCAAGCGTTATG CCACTCCCGTGTGCTTTACCAATTGGGGTAAAACCGTCCACAAGAAGAGCGTTTTTGCATTTTACCCCGACGTTATTCTCGACGTTCAAAACATCATTAGATTGGCGTCGATAGCCGGCCTCCGAGTGCGCTCGTGCGGGGCGACCCACGCCTGGTCAGAACTCTACGCCGACGAAGGCCAAGTGCTCATCGATCCGCAGAACATGGGACCGCAATCGGAGCGAGTCACGATCAGCTCGGACCGAACGAAATTGACGGTCATGGCcaatgcgacgacgttcatGGTCAAGGAGGCGCAGCTCCAGCACAAGTTCTCGCTCAAGTTCAATGTCATTCTCGACTCGGTCACGTACGGCGGAACGGTCAACACGGGATGCCAC GGTGTTGGGAGAGGCCAGCCGGCTCTTCCTGATCTCGTCACTGAGCTCGAGGTCGTCAATGACCAAGGTGATCTCGTCACCTATAACGAAGAGTCAACGAGCGCCGAGTTCATGAAAGCTGTCACGACGAATCTCGGTTTATTTGGCTTTGTCTACAAGATGACGCTTGAAGTCGAACCGAGAGAGATTATCGTCGAAACCGTCAACGATTTTGTTAAGGTGAGCAATAGCATCGCCGACAAGGAGAAGCTCAAA CAAATGGTTGAAAACAATTTTTCTACGGAAATATTCTGGTTTCCGTTCAACAGTGGCCTCTTTGACTTGAGTGACGTtaaaaaggcgaaaacgtTAGAGGTCGTAAAGGAGGAATCGGTCAAAAAGGCGTTGGGCTCTTGGGACCCGTTGAACGACGAATGCTGGGTGCGACTTATCAACGAAAAACCAG GCGGACGGCCAGCTCACGAAATATATTATTTCGTTCAATACTTTTTTGACTGGCTGAGTCACAAGTTCATGCGAGCAATTACGGACGTCCTCGCGGCGCATCCTCACTGTAATCCAGCGTTTACTTGGATGTCGCACCAAGCTCTTAAAATCAAGAGATCAAC GATTGTTCAGGAACTTCCACATGCCATTCACTATAGGAAGTACATCAATCTTGCTCCGGTTTACGACATCGAATTCGCTTTCCCCGTCGATGACGATTACGAGAACGTTGTCAATGCGTGCATG GCTGTTGTAAGACTCGTTCAAGCGCGCGCCGCGAACGGCAGTTTTCCCTTGAATATCTGCTTGGAAATGAGGTTTATGGGTCCGAGCGAGAGTCTACTGTGCCCGGCTACCGTTGGACAAGGCATGCCCAATGTCGGATTTGAAACGGCCTATATCGAAGTACTCAGTCTGGTTAATACTCCGGAATGGGAAGACTTTTGTGGACAAGTGGCCACT GCTTGGCGTCAGATCGGCGGAAAGGAAAATAAGAAGCCCTTGGTTCATTGGGCAAAGGAGATAAATCCGGTCACCAATTTCCCCCAGTACTTGTGGGACAATAACAGAGAAAACATGGCGAAGTTTCTCGCTCATCTTGGTTCTAAAGTTGACATGGAacgacgtctcttcttcaacaacTTCCTCGAGGGAATCTTCTTTCATCCCACTGCGTGA
- the LOC136197615 gene encoding uncharacterized protein isoform X3 has product MAYIVKIVAGSKSKCSDPILHISLQGSKGAIMGIELDEKRCISHQKECFSCGKETSFEIIHDLVGEINLVQIANGTPYLKDNDFGVESVTVEDSSGAVFTFPCNDWLSPNKGDGRESRTLLRGPLVENKTFRKVSQRRYKQLDSLPLDLTQEAALELIKRYATPVCFTNWGKTVHKKSVFAFYPDVILDVQNIIRLASIAGLRVRSCGATHAWSELYADEGQVLIDPQNMGPQSERVTISSDRTKLTVMANATTFMVKEAQLQHKFSLKFNVILDSVTYGGTVNTGCHGVGRGQPALPDLVTELEVVNDQGDLVTYNEESTSAEFMKAVTTNLGLFGFVYKMTLEVEPREIIVETVNDFVKVSNSIADKEKLKQMVENNFSTEIFWFPFNSGLFDLSDVKKAKTLEVVKEESVKKALGSWDPLNDECWVRLINEKPGSFYAFSDIFLSQFFSAFKGGRPAHEIYYFVQYFFDWLSHKFMRAITDVLAAHPHCNPAFTWMSHQALKIKRSTIVQELPHAIHYRKYINLAPVYDIEFAFPVDDDYENVVNACMYCL; this is encoded by the exons ATGGCCTACATTGTCAAAATCGTTGCCGGAAGCAAATCAAAATGCAGCGACCCTATTCTGCACATATCTCTTCAAGGATCAAAAGGAGCTATCATGGGTATTGAATTGGACGAAAAGCGCTGCATTAGTCACCAGAAAGAATGTTTCTCTTGCGGAAAG gagacgtcgttcgaaatcATTCAcgatctcgtcggcgaaataAATCTCGTGCAAATCGCCAATGGCACTCCTTACCTGAAAGACAACGACTTCGGCGTTGAGTCCGTAACAGTGGAAGACAGCTCAGGAGCGGTTTTCACCTTTCCTTGCAACGATTGGCTCTCGCCGAACAAAGGAGACGGACGCGAATCTCGAACCTTACTTCGCG GACCTCTCGTCGAGAACAAGACCTTTCGAAAAGTCTCGCAACGTCGCTACAAGCAGCTTGATTCTCTACCGCTGGATCTCACCCAAGAAGCAGCTTTAGAGTTAATCAAGCGTTATG CCACTCCCGTGTGCTTTACCAATTGGGGTAAAACCGTCCACAAGAAGAGCGTTTTTGCATTTTACCCCGACGTTATTCTCGACGTTCAAAACATCATTAGATTGGCGTCGATAGCCGGCCTCCGAGTGCGCTCGTGCGGGGCGACCCACGCCTGGTCAGAACTCTACGCCGACGAAGGCCAAGTGCTCATCGATCCGCAGAACATGGGACCGCAATCGGAGCGAGTCACGATCAGCTCGGACCGAACGAAATTGACGGTCATGGCcaatgcgacgacgttcatGGTCAAGGAGGCGCAGCTCCAGCACAAGTTCTCGCTCAAGTTCAATGTCATTCTCGACTCGGTCACGTACGGCGGAACGGTCAACACGGGATGCCAC GGTGTTGGGAGAGGCCAGCCGGCTCTTCCTGATCTCGTCACTGAGCTCGAGGTCGTCAATGACCAAGGTGATCTCGTCACCTATAACGAAGAGTCAACGAGCGCCGAGTTCATGAAAGCTGTCACGACGAATCTCGGTTTATTTGGCTTTGTCTACAAGATGACGCTTGAAGTCGAACCGAGAGAGATTATCGTCGAAACCGTCAACGATTTTGTTAAGGTGAGCAATAGCATCGCCGACAAGGAGAAGCTCAAA CAAATGGTTGAAAACAATTTTTCTACGGAAATATTCTGGTTTCCGTTCAACAGTGGCCTCTTTGACTTGAGTGACGTtaaaaaggcgaaaacgtTAGAGGTCGTAAAGGAGGAATCGGTCAAAAAGGCGTTGGGCTCTTGGGACCCGTTGAACGACGAATGCTGGGTGCGACTTATCAACGAAAAACCAGGTAGTTTTTACGCCTTTTCTGACATATTCTTGAGCCAATTTTTCTCTGCATTCAAAGGCGGACGGCCAGCTCACGAAATATATTATTTCGTTCAATACTTTTTTGACTGGCTGAGTCACAAGTTCATGCGAGCAATTACGGACGTCCTCGCGGCGCATCCTCACTGTAATCCAGCGTTTACTTGGATGTCGCACCAAGCTCTTAAAATCAAGAGATCAAC GATTGTTCAGGAACTTCCACATGCCATTCACTATAGGAAGTACATCAATCTTGCTCCGGTTTACGACATCGAATTCGCTTTCCCCGTCGATGACGATTACGAGAACGTTGTCAATGCGTGCATG TACTGTCTCTAG